One region of Ictalurus furcatus strain D&B chromosome 17, Billie_1.0, whole genome shotgun sequence genomic DNA includes:
- the bbc3 gene encoding bcl-2-binding component 3 isoform X1, producing MARPQPDSRVDGQSPAQPQTCRMEVLRRDAWPSGGTQQVLQSRQRCRTVATQTSTVTAPVISTQDTVSMASSPQQEGPLRDSSGTGQERLYPNRRQQPLPDLLPESSSSSAQSSRRGSAVDEESMEEEQVVGRVAIQLRTIGDEMNAVYFQRMNEGAQWQNWRGLYRGLVAFLADTISTLYQLR from the exons ATGGCCCGGCCACAGCCGGACAGTAGGGTGGACGGTCAGAGCCCTGCGCAGCCACAGACCTGCAGAATGGAGGTGCTGCGTCGGGATGCCTGGCCCAGCGGAGGTACACAGCAGGTTCTGCAGTCCAGACAACGATGCAGGACTGTGGCTACTCAGACCAGCACTGTAACAGCACCCGTTATCTCCACACAGGACACTGTGAGCATGGCCAGTTCCCCCCAACAGGAAGGTCCACTCAGAGATAGCTCAG GAACCGGGCAGGAGAGGTTGTATCCCAACAGGAGGCAGCAGCCCTTGCCCGATCTCCTTCCCGAGAGCAGTAGCTCCTCGGCACAATCAAGCCGCCGAGGCTCTGCGGTTGATGAGGAGTCCATGGAGGAGGAACAAGTGGTGGGGAGAGTGGCCATCCAGCTGAGAACCATAGGAGACGAGATGAACGCTGTTTACTTTCAGAGAATG AATGAGGGCGCACAGTGGCAGAACTGGAGAGGCCTGTACCGCGGCCTGGTCGCCTTCCTGGCCGACACCATCAGCACCCTCTACCAGCTCAGATAA
- the bbc3 gene encoding bcl-2-binding component 3 isoform X2, translating to MARPQPDSRVDGQSPAQPQTCRMEVLRRDAWPSGGTQQVLQSRQRCRTVATQTSTVTAPVISTQDTVSMASSPQQEGPLRDSSGTGQERLYPNRRQQPLPDLLPESSSSSAQSSRRGSAVDEESMEEEQVVGRVAIQLRTIGDEMNAVYFQRMATVARKNSLRHYEEETLR from the exons ATGGCCCGGCCACAGCCGGACAGTAGGGTGGACGGTCAGAGCCCTGCGCAGCCACAGACCTGCAGAATGGAGGTGCTGCGTCGGGATGCCTGGCCCAGCGGAGGTACACAGCAGGTTCTGCAGTCCAGACAACGATGCAGGACTGTGGCTACTCAGACCAGCACTGTAACAGCACCCGTTATCTCCACACAGGACACTGTGAGCATGGCCAGTTCCCCCCAACAGGAAGGTCCACTCAGAGATAGCTCAG GAACCGGGCAGGAGAGGTTGTATCCCAACAGGAGGCAGCAGCCCTTGCCCGATCTCCTTCCCGAGAGCAGTAGCTCCTCGGCACAATCAAGCCGCCGAGGCTCTGCGGTTGATGAGGAGTCCATGGAGGAGGAACAAGTGGTGGGGAGAGTGGCCATCCAGCTGAGAACCATAGGAGACGAGATGAACGCTGTTTACTTTCAGAGAATG gcgacggtggcaaggaaaaactccctgagacactatgaggaagaaaccttgagatga